In Pyrodictium occultum, the genomic window TCGGCGAGAGGGTCGTCGATGGGGCCCCCCTCTATGCTCCTGCTCCACAGGTTCTCGTCGATGCTGTAGGTCTTGTGGAGCCCTGGAGGCTCGAAGCCGTTCCTCCTCAGTATCTCGACTGCCTTCTCGCGTGTGAGCTTAAGCTCGCGGACCGGGGCTATGATCTTGAAGTCGTCGCCCAGGTGGTAGCGGAGTACTGTGTCGAAGCGGACCTGGTCGTTGCCCTTGGCCGTGCAGCCGTGGGCTACGGCGTCGGCGCCCTCCCTCTTGGCTATCTCGGCCACCTTCTCGGCTATCAGTGGCCTGGCCAGCGCGGTTCCGAGGGGGTAGCGGTCCTCGTAGAGCCCGTTAGCCTTTATTGCCATGGATATGTAGTTGTTTGCGAACTCCTCCACGGCATCTATAGTGTAGTGCTTGTAGGCGCCGAGCTTATAGGCCTTCTCCTCAACCCCCCGCAGCTCCTCCTCTTGGCCAACCGAGACTGTGACCGTGATTACCTCGTGGCCCTGCTCCCGGAGAAGCGCGAGTATAGCCGAGGTGTCGAGGCCGCCGGAGTAGGCTAGCACAACCCTCAAGCTCCTGCCCCCCGGGCTCCTGGGCCGATACTGTCTATTAAACTACGTGCACTAGCCGGTGCACGCTAGGGATAAAGCTCCTCGGAACCCGTTACACAGGACACTGCGTGTTGCAGGAGGGGCTGGAGGGGTTGGCGGCCCCGAGCTTCTCCGAGATAGTCCGCAGGTTGGTGGACGCCGATCCCTGCATCCAGGAGTGCCTGGCCCGCGGTATAGCCAACTACTCCGAGCTGGCCCGCCGTATCAAGCCGGTGGCGGAGAGAGAGGTCGGGCGGAGCGCCAGCCTTGAGGCCATAAAGGCGGCGCTGGTCCGCTACGCCTCGAGGCTCCGGGGCCAGGGGACGAGGACCCCGCAGAGGAAGCTGCTGGAGATCCTGGCGAGGAGCGCGCTGGAGCTCCGCACTGGGGTGACCGTGGCTACTGCGAAGATCCACGCCCTGCCCAGGCTTGCGGAGGCTGTCGCCGAGCTTGCGGGGCGTAGCAGGCTGCTCTTCCTCATGCAGAGCCTCTCCAGCGTAACGGTCACGGTTA contains:
- a CDS encoding ACT domain-containing protein, translated to MAAPSFSEIVRRLVDADPCIQECLARGIANYSELARRIKPVAEREVGRSASLEAIKAALVRYASRLRGQGTRTPQRKLLEILARSALELRTGVTVATAKIHALPRLAEAVAELAGRSRLLFLMQSLSSVTVTVSSEYFGRIEEKVGRENFIEVYPDQAVLVIVSPQEVVETPGFVAHITNILARNGINIYQVESVYTDTILVLGLDDALKAFQLLREAIEVAKRSLEEAGGGRG